In the genome of Acaryochloris sp. CCMEE 5410, the window GTTGGGATGGAAGTTCTGTTGGTAAAAGGATTCGACATCGGCTTGGGTGATATTGTCGAGAGTTTGATATTCCTGGGTGCGGGCATAGGGGCTGTCTCCCCCATAAATCAGTTTTTTAAATTCTCGGCCTGTAATGTCGTCAGGGTCATCGTTACGACGAGCAATGTTTCCTCGACGCTGAGTCTTGGCTAAAACGAGCTTGTCCTCTTCGAACGCCGGTTCGCGAATGACTTCCGAAAACAAACCAAAGACGGTATCTAAGTCTTCACTCAAGGCGGCGAAGGATGCACTGCCTGAAGCGGTACTAATCCCTGTCTCTACGGATGCGGCCCGTTGCTCTAGCATTTGGTTAAGCTGATCAGAAGGATGCGTTTTGGTGCCGCCCGTCCGCATCACGGTGCCAACAATATCCGCTAAACCTACTTTTTCGGCAGGCTCAAGCCGTGACCCTGTCCGCATACGAGCAATACCGTTGACCAAAGGCAGCTCATGATTTTCCATCAAATACACGGTCAAACCGTTATCCAGTTGGAATCGACTATATTCTGGGATGGTTACTTCAGGGAGGGGTGGAAATTCTAAGTCTGTATAGTGTTTAGCGGTGGCCGCCGTACCCGGACGAATCGAACCGATGACTAGCAAGAGGGGAATAACCGCGAAGGCAATTAACCGCTGTAGGGTTTTACGTAGAAATCGGTTGCGGTGGGCGTTGGGCATGGTTAACGTGCTTTTCCTATGAACAGCTCATCTCTAACAGATTAGCCTAAACTTTTACGAGGCGAGGGGTGAATTTATATCCTTTTGACCTGCTTTACAATTAAAAGTGCCCCTACCGTTGTCTGGCCCGTGAAAAAGCGCGTTACTCTTACGTTCCCTCGGCGAGCCGTTCCGGTTCCAGTCACCTATCGATTGGCAAAAGATTTCAATGTGGCAGCAAACATTATTCGTGCCCAGGTTGCCCCAAACCAAATTGGTAAGTTGGTGGTGGAACTGGCAGGAGATATTGATCAGCTTGATGCGGCAATTGATTGGATGCTGTCGCAAAATATTGATGTGTCTTCCTCGAATCGCGAAATTCTGATCGATGAAGATAGTTGCGTTCACTGTGGTTTATGTACGGGAATATGCCCCACCCAGGCCCTCACCCTTAGCCCCAAATCTTTTTTGCTGAACTTTACGCGATCTCGCTGTATTGTTTGTGAACAATGTGTTCCTACTTGCCCCGTACAAGCTATTTCTACTAACTTTTAGTAGGCATTGAGCATGGTTGACCTTGAATCTCTTCTCAAAACAGAGTTGCCACGCTGTCTTGACCAGGTTAAGGGATCTACAAATAAATAAGGTACCCATCAATTGGGCACAATCTTGATATCCCATTTGGGTAACGCTTCAGAACATAGCCATTGTTGTTTGTAGGCTTCTAGCTCATCTGAGGGCACAGTAATGTTCTTTTCATAGGTGCCCTCAATCAAATGAACCAAAGGCTTCAATCCATTCCAGGTCATATTCGATGCCCACTGGACAGCCGTATCAATGGAGTTGAGGATAGTGCCATTCCAATATTGTTCCAAGGCTGCCCAACATCGCTCAATCGGATTGTATTTGCTGTGATAGGGCGGATAGTAAATCAGATGAACCGATAATCGTGTCATTTGGACAAACTCAACCATACGCTTGATAAATTGTGTGCGGTTACTGCGCACTGCAGAGCCGCCATCAAGGTTAATTTCTAATCCCTCTATCTGAGGATAGTTATCGTGATGTTCGCGCCACCAAGCCTCTAAACAATCAACAATAAAATCAGTAGTTTCAGCAGACTGACCAAAGTAAATTGACAGTTGCCCTGCGAGCACATCGAGAATCCCGAAGGGTACCAAAATAGCGTCCCAATGGTCATCATGGTCATTGGCTTTTGTCGCGTCTAGGGTACGAGCTTTGCCGCCACGAGAGAGGTTGCCAATTTTAACTTTGGCTTTGCTATCAATCGAGATGCGCAATAGGTTGGGGCCGCATCGGCAGCATAATTGGCTTGAGCGACATTTGCGAAAATCGCATCGGTTTGCGGCAGTTTTTCAGGGGTTTAACTTTTGGGTTTTTAAGCGATAACCCATTCGATTCAATAGATTGCCGATGGTTTGACGGGTTGGTAATGCCTCATCGCTGTAGCCTTTCTCCTCAATCAATGCCTCACGCACGGCCCTGGCACTGATACGGGTGTAGTACAACGTTGATTTGAACTTCGGATCAGCTTGGGCTTCACCATCAACTAAATCCCGAATGTCAGTTGCTAAATGGGGTAGTTTCGTTTCGCTAAGCTGACGACCTCGGGCTTGATAGTTGTCAACGCATCTAATGCCAGTCCGTCGTTCATCAAGGCCCAGTTGAACACTGGTACGTCTCCAACCTAAATGACGCTCAGCTTTGCGGGCAGAGCCGTCCAGGTAGTCTTCAGCCACTTTTGCCATGAATGCTCGCTTGTGTGGGCCTGTCAGTTTCTTGGCGGCATCTCGAAACGTCTCTTTTATAGGGGCATCTAGCATCAGATATCCTCAAAACAATCGGTCAATCATGTATTGACTTGTTTCTTAGATTCGCAGGTACTTTATTTCTTGGCAAGTCCCTAAAACCATTTCAATTCCCCCATTCAGCCCCAACGATGCCATCGCTACGGCATTTACATTGACATCACCGCTAGATAGCGCTTTAGAGGTACAGGTTTTGGGCCATCCACTGGTAGCCTACAATCCCAATTGCGGAGATGACTCTAGCTTTATCAGTCCGCTTTATCTTAAATGGTCCAATGGTCCCGAAATTTGTGTTTTCGATAGTCAAATACATGGCTATCACGGTGAGATGAATGCATCCGCTAAATTTCGTGGTTCAGGACTGCCAAATGTCTATTTATGCAGTGAATGCGACCATGATTGGTTTCATGTTTCGTTGCAATTAGATTATTGGGACGCCTGTGACGATCTTTTAGAAGATGAGCCTGATTTACCGATCCAAGACTATTTTTGCCATGCCGTCTTTGCAGGGAAATGTCTTCAGTGCGGGAAGGTGAACACTATCCTGGATATGGATCTGTAATTGATAGAGGGGGAATTCGTCCCCATGCAAGTCAATTCAGTGATTACAGCCAAAATGTGATGAATTCTAATCGGAAGAACTTAAACGCCGACCCTCACATTCCCTTAAAGAGGCGATGTTGGTTAAGTTACTACTACCGAAATCATCGCTTTTAAGTAAGACAACTCCGTTGCCATCAAAATCCCTGAATACTCGCCTTTAGGAAGATGCTGAGGAAGTTGAATGAAAATGTTAATGGACTCTGTTGCATCGGGCGCAAGACTGAGCAGATTGGGGGCAATAGATATGGCATCCTGAGCAATCAGATCGCCTTGGCAACTGTACAAATCCGTACAAAAAACTTTGGTTTGAGTGGATTCTGATCGATCATTGTGAACCTTAAATGAGATCTGAACTGTTTCTCCTGCGTGGCTGGGGTGAGCAGGCTGCAGTAGAGGGACACCTGCCTCGCTCGATGGTGCTGATTCTGATACGCTACCCGGCAGATTTGATTTGAGGGAGAGCAGATTAGCCAACTCATTGACAAACCCATGCATTTCGTCCACTAAGCCTGGAACGGAAGAGCTATTGGGTCTAGAGGGAGTCGTCGTTCCTAGATCTAGAGGAGTGGCCACGGTTTGGGCGGATTCGAGGGGCGCGGATAGATCGCTATCAAGAATAGTGGCCGCTTGCTGTACAAGAGCTTCAGGGGTGGGTATTGTTTCACCGGCCATGGGCTGGATAACCTGGGCAACCGGTTCTGTGAGCGCTTTGGGCTCAGCAGCTAGCCCTCCCGCTTCAGACACCGTATTAGGAAGCGTTTCAATCTGTTCCAGAAGGCCAGTGACCGATTCGGGTAACCCTTGATCGATGAGCTGGAGGGGTTTACGTCGATAGTGTTTCATCTTGACTGTCCTCTACTTGCGACTCAAAACCAGTAGCCCTACAGATTGCGGCTAATCATATAGTGAATCAATTTGGGGATAAACGCTTTCTCCGCTGAGTCAGGCGTATCCCTATAGGCCACGGAGAATTCCTCTAAGGCTGCTTCGGCAAACTGATGGGCGACTGCGATCGCATAGTCAATACTGCCGTAATCTTGCATGCGCTGAATCACCCAGCTCACCTCCTCTTCAGACCGTTCTCCCCGAGGCTTTGCCATAAAGGTTTCCAGTACATCCCGCTCTGATGGGGTGCCCTGTTTAAATAGGTGCACTAACATCAACGTTCGCTTCCCCTCCCAAATATCACCGCCAATTTCTTTGCCATACCGGTGGGAATCCCCCACCAAATTCAGCACATCATCCTGAATTTGAAAGGCTGCCCCCATAAAGTATCCAAACTTATTAAAGCGATCCAGATCCAGAGTGTCTTTAGAAGCAATCAGACCGCCAATCCGACAGGGATGCATAAAGCTATACCAACAGGTCTTATTCAAAATCATCTGCAAGTAGTCTGCTTCGGTGATATCACAGCGGTTGTCCCGTACCCACCCCAGTTCTGAAGCTTGTCCCTCCAGGGATTTCAACATCAAATGTTCAAACTCTTCATAGATCCGTTGGGTCAGTTGATGACCCAGGATAGGAACATTTTCCCGGACCAATCTCAGGCTTAAGGCATTCATAGCATCGCCAATATTCACCGCGATGGGCACCCCTTGCTCTGCCTGCAGGGTGGGCATGCGATGGCGGCATTCACTGTTATCTTCCACGTCATCATGGACTAGGAACGCATTGTGAATCATTTCTAAGGCAACGGCTGATTTGAGGGACTGTTCTTCAGTCCCCCCAAAGGCCTGACAGGTCGCCATACATAAGGCGGGTCGCAATCCCTTCCCCATATGGGAGAGGTGTCTTTTGATCGGCTCATACAGATACCGTTGGGGTTCACCCGTGGGAATCACAGCCAACAACGCGGCCAACGTCACCTCTCGGTAATGACCGAGATGGACCTGGAGGGTCTCTAGATCCGGAGGGGTAAGGGTAGCTAGGGACACCAGACACCTCTAGCTAGCGAGTAGGGGAGGAGACTCGTCATCACTCAGGAATAATGCGGACTTTTCCGGAACGCTGAGGGGGCTGTGTAGAGGACTGAACAGAAGAGGGGGGTGGCTGTTCGGATAATGTTTGGAGTGTAGCCAAGCTAGGGATGGTTTCAGGCATCGTTTGGGACTCCGCCATCCGCACCACAATA includes:
- a CDS encoding NIL domain-containing protein yields the protein MKKRVTLTFPRRAVPVPVTYRLAKDFNVAANIIRAQVAPNQIGKLVVELAGDIDQLDAAIDWMLSQNIDVSSSNREILIDEDSCVHCGLCTGICPTQALTLSPKSFLLNFTRSRCIVCEQCVPTCPVQAISTNF
- a CDS encoding polyprenyl synthetase family protein, with amino-acid sequence MSLATLTPPDLETLQVHLGHYREVTLAALLAVIPTGEPQRYLYEPIKRHLSHMGKGLRPALCMATCQAFGGTEEQSLKSAVALEMIHNAFLVHDDVEDNSECRHRMPTLQAEQGVPIAVNIGDAMNALSLRLVRENVPILGHQLTQRIYEEFEHLMLKSLEGQASELGWVRDNRCDITEADYLQMILNKTCWYSFMHPCRIGGLIASKDTLDLDRFNKFGYFMGAAFQIQDDVLNLVGDSHRYGKEIGGDIWEGKRTLMLVHLFKQGTPSERDVLETFMAKPRGERSEEEVSWVIQRMQDYGSIDYAIAVAHQFAEAALEEFSVAYRDTPDSAEKAFIPKLIHYMISRNL